From a region of the Mercurialis annua linkage group LG1-X, ddMerAnnu1.2, whole genome shotgun sequence genome:
- the LOC126677563 gene encoding ABC transporter C family member 3-like gives MEIKKEDSLLEEPLLDENLSSSAGGKSISDYSNAGLISLLSFSWMASLIALGNNKPLDLHDVPQLHGGDTAAAAFALFKTKLELDSGVATRLTSLNLVKALFLSAWKEILWTGLLTLICTLASYVGPSLIDMFMQCLSGHGEFKSQGYLLASTFLAAKIIECLTQRQCSFKLQNIGIKIRAVFVAMIYNKSLSLSCQAKQDNTSGEMINYMATDAERVIGFCQCLHEPWQVIMQISLAFFILYKHLGLASLAALVATSIVMLINYPLGRLEETLEGKLMESKDKRMKATAEILRNIRILKLQAWEMKFLSKIVELRKTEVEWLLKFVYTTAVGTFVFWCAPSLVSVSTFGSCLLMGIPLDSGKILSALATFKMLQEPLIGLPTTISTIIEAKVSLCRISAFLCLDDLPIDVVEKLPRNSSDTAIEITNGNFSWDISVPNPTLKDINLKIFQGMRVAVCGTVGCGKSSLLSCILGEVPKISGSVKLCGTKAYVSQTPWIQSGTIEENILFGKEMDRVKYESILEACSLNKDLEILSFGDQTVIGERGINLSGGQKQRIQIARALYEDADIYLFDDPFSALDAHTGSHLFREVLVGLLSSKAIVYVTHQVDFLPTADLILVIKDGRITQAGKYNDILNSGSDFMELIGAHKAALSAFDCKQEGEYSVNGSINDSDDLKEEDRGDLLNSDPDEVAEPRGQLVKEEEREKGKVEFQVYWKYLTTAYGGALVPFILLLHMIFQILLISSNYWITWATPTSIEAKPVVNGSILILVYAALAFGSSFCLLIRSILLETAGLKTATILFNKMHHCIFRAPMSFFDKTPSGRILNRCSTDQSAVDLQIPYQVWAVAFVMINLLGTIAVMSQVAWQVLVVFLPLVSACIWYQSYYISSARELSRLAGICKAPVIQNFSETISGSTIIRSFDQQSRFRQLNMKLTDGFSRPKFYSAGAMQWLGFRLDMFSSVTFALCLFFLISFPDGIDLAIAGLAVTYGLGLNVLQARLIWNICSLENQMISVERVHQFMSIPSEPALVKDESRPNCSWPWNGEIDIANLQIRYAPHLPIVLRGLTCTLQGGKRTGIVGRTGSGKSTLIQSLFRIVEPSAGQIAIDGINISSIGLHDLRSKLSIIPQDPTMFEGTVRSNLDPLESFTDKDIWEVLDKCQLGNEVRKKQKKLDSIVTEDGENWSMGQKQLVCLGRVLLKKTKILVLDEATASIDTVTDNLIQKTIRDHFSDCTVITIAHRITSILDSDMVLLLSQGLIEEYDSPERLLGNKCSSFAKLVAEYSERSDK, from the exons ATGGAAATTAAGAAGGAAGATAGCTTACTCGAAGAACCTCTGTTGGATGAGAATTTAAGTAGCTCTGCAGGGGGGAAATCGATAAGCGATTATTCGAATGCTGGTCTTATTAGTCTTCTTTCGTTTTCTTGGATGGCTTCTTTAATTGCTCTTGGCAATAATAAACCTTTAGACCTCCATGATGTTCCTCAACTTCATGGTGGGGATACTGCAGCTGCTGCATTTGCACTTTTCAAAACTAAACTTGAGTTAGATAGTGGTGTTGCTACTAGATTAACTTCACTGAACCTTGTCAAGGCGTTATTCTTGTCAGCTTGGAAAGAAATTCTGTGGACAGGTTTGCTGACTTTGATATGCACGTTAGCTTCTTATGTCGGTCCATCTCTTATAGACATGTTTATGCAATGCCTCAGTGGCCATGGAGAGTTTAAAAGTCAAGGGTATCTCTTAGCTTCCACTTTTCTGGCTGCAAAGATTATAGAATGCCTTACTCAGAGACAGTGTTCGTTTAAGTTGCAGAATATTGGAATCAAGATTCGTGCAGTATTTGTGGCGATGATCTACAACAAGAGTTTGAGCCTTTCATGTCAAGCAAAGCAGGACAATACGAGTGGAGAGATGATCAATTATATGGCGACTGATGCTGAAAGGGTTATTGGATTTTGCCAGTGTTTGCATGAGCCATGGCAGGTGATTATGCAAATTAGTTTAGCATTTTTTATACTGTATAAACATCTTGGTCTAGCTTCTCTTGCCGCGCTTGTTGCAACTTCTATTGTCATGTTGATCAACTACCCACTAGGAAGATTAGAGGAGACCTTGGAGGGTAAATTGATGGAATCCAAAGATAAAAGAATGAAGGCAACAGCTGAGATTTTGAGGAATATAAGAATTCTGAAGCTTCAAGCTTGGGAAATGAAGTTTTTGTCTAAGATTGTGGAGCTCCGAAAGACGGAGGTAGAATGGTTGTTGAAATTCGTGTATACTACCGCAGTTGGCACCTTTGTGTTCTGGTGTGCTCCTTCTCTTGTGTCCGTGTCCACTTTCGGTTCTTGTTTGCTTATGGGAATCCCACTTGATTCAGGAAAGATCTTATCTGCACTTGCAACTTTCAAAATGCTTCAAGAGCCACTGATAGGTCTTCCTACCACAATATCTACCATCATTGAGGCTAAGGTTTCCCTTTGTAGAATATCAGCTTTCCTCTGTCTTGATGACTTGCCGATTGATGTTGTGGAGAAACTTCCAAGGAATAGTTCTGATACGGCAATTGAGATAACAAACGGTAATTTTTCCTGGGACATCTCTGTTCCTAACCCGACattaaaagatataaatttgAAGATATTTCAAGGTATGAGAGTTGCAGTATGTGGTACAGTTGGTTGCGGAAAATCAAGCTTACTATCCTGCATCTTGGGAGAAGTACCCAAAATCTCAGGATCGGTTAAGTTATGCGGGACAAAGGCGTATGTTTCGCAGACGCCTTGGATACAGAGTGGTACCATTGAAGAGAATATATTATTCGGAAAGGAGATGGATAGGGTAAAGTATGAGAGCATACTAGAAGCATGTTCCTTAAACAAGGACCTTGAAATCTTGTCATTTGGTGATCAGACTGTTATAGGTGAGAGAGGCATCAATTTGAGTGGTGGACAAAAACAAAGAATTCAGATTGCGCGAGCTCTCTACGAAGATGctgatatttatttatttgatgatCCTTTTAGCGCTCTTGATGCGCATACTGGATCTCATTTGTTCAGG GAAGTTTTGGTAGGTCTCTTGAGCTCAAAAGCTATTGTTTATGTAACTCATCAAGTGGACTTCTTGCCTACTGCTGATCTAATATTG GTCATTAAAGATGGACGTATAACGCAGGCTGGAAAATACAATGACATTCTCAATTCCGGGTCTGACTTTATGGAACTTATAGGTGCACATAAGGCTGCATTATCTGCATTTGACTGCAAACAAGAAGGAGAATATTCTGTAAATGGAAGTATCAACGATAGTGACGACCTGAAAGAAGAAGATAGGGGAGATTTACTAAACAGTGATCCTGATGAGGTAGCTGAGCCGAGAGGACAGCTtgttaaagaagaagaaagggaAAAAGGCAAAGTTGAATTTCAAGTCTACTGGAAATATCTCACAACAGCATATGGGGGAGCTCTGGTTCCCTTTATTTTGCTGTTACATATGATTTTCCAAATCCTCCTTATCAGTAGCAACTACTGGATCACATGGGCAACTCCCacgtcgatagaagcaaaaccTGTTGTTAACGGATCCATACTGATACTTGTGTATGCTGCTTTAGCCTTCGGAAGTTCTTTTTGCCTTTTGATTCGGTCTATACTTCTTGAAACGGCAGGTCTCAAGACAGCAACTATACTTTTCAATAAAATGCATCACTGCATTTTCCGTGCTCCTATGTCCTTCTTTGACAAAACTCCAAGTGGACGTATCCTTAATAGA TGTTCTACAGACCAAAGTGCAGTCGATTTGCAAATCCCATATCAAGTTTGGGCAGTTGCCTTCGTAATGATCAATCTTCTGGGTACAATTGCAGTAATGTCTCAGGTAGCATGGCAAGTTCTTGTAGTTTTTCTCCCCTTGGTTTCTGCCTGCATCTGGTACCAG AGTTATTACATTTCTTCTGCAAGAGAACTTTCACGGTTAGCTGGAATATGCAAAGCTCCAGTTATTCAGAACTTTTCCGAAACAATTTCAGGATCGACAATTATCAGGAGTTTTGATCAACAATCAAGATTCCGACAATTGAATATGAAGCTTACAGATGGATTTTCTCGGCCTAAGTTTTATAGTGCTGGTGCAATGCAATGGCTTGGCTtccgcttggatatgttttctTCTGTTACATTTGCCTTATGTCTGTTTTTCTTAATCTCATTCCCTGACGGCATTGATCTAG CAATCGCGGGTTTAGCTGTGACATATGGACTCGGCTTAAACGTGTTGCAAGCTAGGTTGATATGGAACATTTGCAGTCTTGAGAACCAAATGATATCAGTTGAAAGAGTCCATCAATTCATGTCTATACCTAGTGAGCCTGCTCTTGTCAAAGATGAAAGTAGGCCAAATTGTTCTTGGCCATGGAATGGAGAAATTGATATTGCTAATCTGCAG ATCCGGTATGCCCCTCACTTGCCAATAGTGTTGCGAGGTCTGACATGCACTCTTCAAGGAGGGAAGAGGACTGGTATTGTAGGAAGAACAGGCAGTGGGAAATCAACCCTCATACAAAGTCTGTTTCGAATTGTTGAACCTTCAGCTGGTCAGATTGCGATTGATGGCATCAACATCTCATCTATTGGTTTGCATGATTTGCGATCAAAACTCAGCATTATTCCTCAGGATCCTACAATGTTTGAAGGGACTGTACGGAGTAACTTGGACCCTCTTGAATCATTCACAGACAAGGATATTTGGGAG GTTCTTGACAAGTGCCAACTTGGTAATGAAGTCAGGAAGAAGCAGAAAAAGTTAGACTCCATAG TTACTGAGGATGGAGAGAATTGGAGTATGGGTCAGAAGCAGCTAGTCTGTCTCGGTCGCGTACTGCTCAAGAAAACAAAGATCTTAGTCCTAGATGAAGCTACCGCCTCCATTGATACAGTTACTGATAACTTAATCCAAAAGACAATTAGAGATCACTTCTCTGACTGTACAGTTATAACCATTGCTCATCGGATAACTTCCATTCTTGATAGCGACATGGTTCTACTTCTGAGTCAAG GGCTTATTGAGGAATATGATTCTCCAGAAAGATTATTAGGAAACAAGTGTTCCTCATTTGCAAAACTTGTGGCAGAGTACAGCGAAAGGTCAGACAAATGA